The following are encoded together in the Thermanaerothrix sp. genome:
- the yfcC gene encoding putative basic amino acid antiporter YfcC, which produces MSGPSQQEKKNKTTWMLDTYIIIFLVVALMAALTYVVPVGKFETHEVKYTVSGKEKSRTVLKPETFTMVKDEAGNPLKKGIKLFEPGGEVGFLNYAFEGLVSGDKWGSAVGVVAFILIIGGAFGIILRTGAVENGIMAIINKLQGKEILLLPILFLLFSLGGAVFGMGEEAIPFVMILCPVCVAMGYDSVTALLVSYVATQIGFATSWMNPFSVAIAQGVSQIPVLSAAGFRLGMWAFFTLFGIGYTIRYARKVKANPELSLSYRTDQFFRNDISSHRAEGGKFSLGHGLVVLTVALGIAWVIWGVIEEGYYIPEIATQFFIMGLVCGVIGVVFKLEGMKVNDIAASFRKGAEDLVGAAIVVGMAKGIVLVLGGTDPSNPTVLNTVLHYTGEAFKGLPAAVSAWFMYLFQSCFNFFVVSGSGQAALTMPLMAPLSDILGVSRQVAVLAFQLGDGFTNLIVPTSGVLMACLGAARIDWTQWAKWQIKFQGLLFFFGSLFVIGGVMFGLK; this is translated from the coding sequence ATGAGCGGACCTTCCCAGCAGGAGAAGAAGAACAAGACCACCTGGATGCTGGATACATACATCATCATCTTCCTGGTGGTGGCGCTCATGGCGGCCCTCACCTACGTGGTGCCGGTGGGCAAGTTCGAGACCCACGAGGTGAAGTACACCGTGTCCGGCAAGGAGAAGAGCCGCACGGTCTTAAAGCCCGAGACCTTCACCATGGTGAAGGACGAGGCGGGGAACCCCCTTAAGAAGGGCATCAAGCTCTTCGAACCCGGAGGGGAGGTGGGATTCCTCAACTACGCCTTCGAGGGGCTGGTGTCCGGCGACAAGTGGGGCTCCGCGGTGGGGGTGGTGGCCTTCATCCTCATAATCGGCGGCGCCTTCGGGATAATACTGAGGACCGGGGCGGTTGAAAACGGCATAATGGCCATCATAAACAAGCTCCAGGGGAAGGAGATATTGCTCCTACCAATCCTGTTCCTGCTCTTCTCCCTGGGGGGAGCGGTGTTCGGCATGGGAGAGGAGGCCATCCCCTTCGTCATGATCCTCTGCCCCGTCTGCGTGGCCATGGGGTACGACTCGGTAACCGCCCTGCTGGTGTCCTACGTGGCCACCCAGATAGGCTTCGCCACCAGCTGGATGAACCCCTTCAGCGTGGCCATCGCCCAGGGGGTAAGCCAGATACCGGTGCTGTCCGCCGCGGGCTTCAGGCTCGGCATGTGGGCCTTCTTCACCCTCTTCGGCATCGGCTACACCATAAGGTACGCCCGGAAGGTGAAGGCCAACCCGGAGCTCTCCCTGTCCTACAGGACCGACCAGTTCTTCCGTAACGACATATCCTCCCACAGGGCCGAGGGCGGCAAGTTCTCCTTAGGCCACGGCCTGGTGGTGCTCACCGTGGCCCTGGGCATAGCCTGGGTCATCTGGGGGGTCATCGAGGAGGGCTACTACATCCCGGAGATAGCCACCCAGTTCTTCATCATGGGCCTTGTGTGCGGCGTAATCGGCGTGGTCTTCAAGCTGGAGGGTATGAAGGTCAACGACATCGCCGCCAGCTTCCGGAAGGGGGCGGAGGACCTGGTGGGGGCCGCCATCGTGGTGGGCATGGCCAAGGGCATAGTGCTGGTCCTGGGCGGCACCGACCCCTCCAACCCAACGGTGCTCAACACGGTCCTCCACTACACCGGCGAGGCCTTCAAGGGGCTTCCCGCGGCGGTATCCGCCTGGTTCATGTACCTCTTCCAGTCCTGCTTCAACTTCTTCGTGGTCTCCGGCTCCGGGCAGGCGGCGCTCACCATGCCCCTCATGGCGCCGCTGTCGGACATCCTCGGGGTCTCAAGACAGGTGGCGGTGCTGGCCTTCCAGCTGGGGGACGGCTTCACCAACCTCATAGTCCCCACCTCCGGGGTGCTCATGGCCTGCCTTGGAGCCGCCAGGATCGATTGGACCCAGTGGGCCAAGTGGCAGATAAAATTCCAGGGGCTGCTGTTCTTCTTCGGCTCCCTCTTCGTCATAGGAGGCGTAATGTTCGGCCTGAAGTAA
- a CDS encoding GntR family transcriptional regulator codes for MGEDLGALKKVIGHVISGIIKRRYMPGDRITEPALAEELGLSRTPVRHGLAALVSDGVLVREDGRRGYVVPRLTRADMLEVFSARELLEGYLAFRAAQEADASDVARLKEINAREQVMADLGDVEGYCTANDEFHMAVAEMGGNAYLIKAFRLVYWRSQLYVHALIDFLPPSEDGGSGSLAEHRRIVDAIERRDAEGARRAAEEHLRSTRGYRIAFGGREELFLDMWSGDRKKGRASRRGGMRG; via the coding sequence GTGGGGGAGGATCTGGGGGCGCTTAAAAAGGTGATAGGCCACGTCATATCCGGCATAATCAAGCGCCGCTACATGCCAGGTGACAGGATAACCGAGCCCGCCCTGGCGGAGGAGCTGGGGCTCAGCAGGACTCCTGTAAGGCACGGCCTTGCGGCGCTGGTGTCCGACGGGGTTTTGGTGAGGGAGGACGGCCGAAGGGGTTACGTGGTGCCGCGTCTTACCAGGGCTGACATGCTGGAGGTCTTCTCCGCCCGGGAACTTTTGGAGGGGTACTTAGCTTTCAGGGCCGCCCAGGAGGCGGACGCGTCGGACGTGGCGAGGCTCAAGGAGATAAACGCCCGGGAGCAGGTGATGGCGGACCTTGGGGACGTGGAGGGTTACTGCACCGCCAACGACGAGTTCCACATGGCGGTGGCGGAGATGGGGGGCAACGCCTACCTCATAAAGGCCTTCAGACTGGTCTATTGGAGGAGCCAGCTATACGTGCACGCCCTGATCGACTTTCTGCCGCCGTCGGAGGACGGGGGAAGCGGAAGCCTTGCGGAGCACCGACGCATAGTGGACGCCATAGAGAGGCGGGACGCCGAAGGGGCCAGACGGGCGGCGGAGGAGCACCTTAGGAGCACCAGGGGTTATCGAATTGCCTTCGGGGGCCGGGAGGAGCTCTTCTTGGACATGTGGAGCGGGGATAGAAAAAAGGGGCGGGCTTCCCGCCGGGGAGGTATGAGGGGTTGA
- the iadA gene encoding beta-aspartyl-peptidase has protein sequence MRSYLFKGAELFAPEARGKCDVLCVGPKVAALGDLGAVCLPGLEVVDARGLLITPGFVDNHVHILGGGGEGGPATRTPEMPVEDAVKGGVTTVIGVLGTDDVTRSVASLVAKARGLWAEGISAWVMVGSYQLPVATLTGSIRSDIALVEQVIGVGEVALSDHRSSQPSLEEFLKIASAARVGGMLKGFGGKVNVHMGDGPRGLGMLKEAAAMSEIPLDQFIPTHVNRNPDLFKEAVDFALREGVVDLTTSTTPLFLEEGEVKCSLGLKTLLEAGVDPSRICFSSDGQGSLPMFDQGGSFKGLTVGRVTSLWEEVRDAVQIEGIPLDTAVRVITSPPALFHRLPGKGLVAEGFDGDLVFVDHDLRIKHVLSRGVMAMRDGELLLRGTFAEA, from the coding sequence TTGAGGTCTTATCTTTTCAAGGGGGCGGAGCTGTTCGCCCCGGAGGCGAGGGGTAAGTGCGACGTGCTTTGCGTGGGGCCCAAGGTGGCGGCCCTGGGGGATCTTGGGGCGGTGTGCCTTCCGGGGCTGGAGGTGGTGGACGCCCGGGGGCTTCTCATCACGCCGGGCTTCGTGGACAACCACGTGCACATCCTGGGGGGCGGAGGGGAGGGAGGCCCCGCCACCAGGACCCCGGAGATGCCAGTGGAGGACGCCGTTAAAGGGGGCGTGACCACCGTGATAGGCGTTCTGGGCACCGACGACGTTACAAGGTCTGTGGCCTCCCTGGTGGCCAAGGCCCGGGGGCTTTGGGCCGAGGGGATCAGCGCCTGGGTGATGGTGGGATCCTACCAGCTGCCGGTGGCGACCCTAACGGGCTCCATACGGTCCGACATAGCCCTGGTGGAGCAGGTGATAGGGGTTGGCGAGGTGGCCCTTTCGGACCACCGGTCGAGCCAGCCGTCGCTGGAGGAGTTCCTCAAGATAGCCTCCGCCGCCAGGGTGGGGGGCATGCTCAAGGGCTTCGGCGGGAAGGTGAACGTCCACATGGGGGACGGCCCAAGGGGCCTTGGCATGCTCAAGGAGGCGGCGGCCATGAGCGAGATCCCCTTGGACCAGTTCATCCCAACCCACGTGAACCGCAACCCGGACCTCTTCAAGGAGGCGGTGGATTTCGCCCTGCGGGAGGGAGTTGTGGATCTTACCACCAGCACCACCCCCCTCTTCCTGGAGGAGGGGGAGGTGAAGTGCTCCCTGGGGCTTAAGACTTTGCTGGAGGCGGGGGTGGATCCTAGCAGGATATGCTTCAGCTCCGACGGGCAGGGGAGCCTTCCCATGTTCGACCAGGGGGGCAGTTTCAAGGGTCTTACGGTCGGAAGGGTCACCTCCCTGTGGGAGGAGGTGCGGGACGCGGTGCAGATAGAGGGCATCCCGCTGGATACGGCGGTGCGGGTCATAACCAGCCCCCCCGCCCTCTTCCACCGCCTACCNGGCAAGGGGCTCGTGGCGGAGGGCTTCGACGGGGACCTGGTGTTTGTGGACCACGATCTTAGGATAAAACACGTGTTAAGCCGGGGGGTCATGGCCATGCGGGACGGGGAGCTGCTCCTTCGGGGCACCTTCGCCGAGGCTTGA
- a CDS encoding ABC transporter substrate-binding protein → MDESMAMDRIGAVIERYGRDLLEDPDRLQQLLEAEGPEGREWFFPFVLALRTALEMGYEMPVDSAEGVFVAQALQDRFGVEKEKALWGASALAVLSRRFYGTSSEAVRSRGHSGGGRVMIGPLTPSQALWAAMVILWIFAALSFGVYRMMADRRPDGGEFRVTLLAPLSGPEGPVGQVMLRAAQMAAEQINSQGGVKGYRVRLLGFDAHDPSGPPWEEVGGRMKERTRPHLVLCAAGDEGALGLVGWSERTRTPVIAVDAKDPQVPAVSPYKPNPFMFAMLASPAMEGRLAAYFVRQGLNRTGAFLVFDGSSRRSVEAERRFEASFSGMGGQVFGRVDVSSGGNGSVVPSLEMGPGGPQAVVAFLSGDGLARLFKGLRSKGFAGPLVALGSPEGFGRDLKFMVNSWWIADASPGDVYVQPFLKAYAEKYKDRLSREMVLPAMLAYDSMRWAGDALSRASAFSPEGIRYALSDTKSLSLVHATLSVDPSTHAPYNKAMALIYVGPHGAAFQRRIWMGPR, encoded by the coding sequence TTGGACGAATCCATGGCTATGGACAGGATAGGGGCGGTTATAGAGAGGTACGGCAGGGACCTTTTGGAGGACCCGGACAGGCTTCAGCAGCTCTTGGAGGCGGAGGGCCCCGAGGGGCGGGAGTGGTTCTTCCCCTTTGTGCTGGCCCTTCGGACCGCCCTGGAGATGGGCTATGAGATGCCCGTGGACTCCGCCGAGGGGGTGTTCGTGGCCCAGGCCCTGCAGGACCGGTTCGGGGTGGAGAAGGAGAAGGCCCTGTGGGGGGCTTCGGCGCTGGCGGTGCTGTCCCGCAGGTTTTACGGCACCAGCTCCGAGGCGGTGAGGTCCCGGGGCCATTCGGGGGGAGGAAGGGTCATGATAGGGCCTCTCACCCCCTCCCAGGCCCTTTGGGCCGCCATGGTGATCCTCTGGATCTTCGCCGCCCTGTCCTTTGGGGTCTACAGGATGATGGCGGACCGCCGTCCCGACGGGGGGGAGTTCAGGGTAACCCTTCTGGCCCCTTTGAGCGGTCCTGAGGGGCCCGTGGGCCAGGTGATGTTAAGAGCCGCCCAGATGGCGGCGGAGCAGATCAACTCCCAGGGGGGGGTTAAGGGCTACCGGGTGAGGCTTTTGGGCTTTGACGCCCATGACCCCTCGGGGCCCCCTTGGGAGGAGGTGGGGGGCCGCATGAAGGAGAGGACCCGGCCGCACCTGGTGCTTTGCGCCGCCGGGGACGAGGGGGCCCTGGGGTTGGTGGGGTGGAGCGAAAGGACTCGAACCCCGGTGATAGCGGTGGACGCCAAGGACCCTCAGGTGCCCGCTGTGAGCCCCTACAAGCCCAACCCCTTCATGTTCGCCATGCTGGCCTCCCCTGCCATGGAGGGACGCTTGGCCGCCTACTTCGTCCGCCAGGGACTTAACAGGACCGGGGCCTTCCTAGTGTTCGACGGCTCCAGCCGGAGGTCCGTGGAGGCGGAGAGGCGTTTTGAGGCCTCCTTCAGCGGCATGGGGGGCCAGGTTTTTGGCAGGGTGGACGTATCATCGGGAGGGAACGGTTCGGTGGTGCCGTCCCTGGAGATGGGGCCCGGGGGGCCCCAGGCGGTGGTGGCCTTCCTGTCCGGCGATGGGCTGGCGCGGCTGTTTAAGGGTTTGAGGTCCAAGGGGTTCGCCGGCCCATTGGTGGCCCTTGGCAGCCCCGAGGGGTTTGGAAGGGACCTTAAGTTCATGGTCAACAGCTGGTGGATAGCCGACGCCTCCCCGGGGGACGTTTACGTGCAGCCCTTCCTGAAGGCCTACGCCGAGAAGTACAAGGACCGTCTATCCCGGGAGATGGTGTTGCCCGCCATGCTGGCCTATGACTCCATGAGGTGGGCGGGGGACGCCTTGTCCAGGGCCTCTGCCTTCTCCCCCGAGGGGATAAGATATGCCCTGTCGGACACCAAGTCCCTGTCGCTGGTCCACGCCACCCTGTCGGTGGACCCCTCCACCCATGCCCCCTACAACAAGGCCATGGCCCTCATATACGTGGGCCCTCATGGGGCGGCGTTCCAGCGGAGGATATGGATGGGCCCCCGGTAG
- a CDS encoding AMP-binding protein — protein MDRLERVLKGKLQESPGASCYWWMGNWRSREDLADLVLKSRKVLEESGFGEGMRLGILMPNCPMVLALSIACWSLGGAVAPMNARSGPEALLRSISILDLHGVAYVEDRPEIGEALSKAGMPSTPCGLEGPLRPFTGRGASELDDPKTAVVFSTSGTTGLPKAVPISHGNILDNVTSSIEHVEFLRPGEVMLNALPNFHTLGYSVSGILPLVGEIAQAILPSFVPADSALSTINAAAVTGIVAVPTMLSMLMGAVLRGGERPKGVSFIISGGDKLNVEMDRRCAELLGAPILEGYGLTECSPVVSINQSYESRRLGTVGTMIKGYEYQIRDLEGNRLDEASEGVLWLKGPSITEGYFRDPVNTAARFKDGWFDTGDVVRIQDGYVTVLDRATDIIIVGGFNVYPQEVELVLMEHPAVSQAVAVGESHSMTGQVVKAFVVLKEGQEASPRQIIDFAKEKLAHFKVPRKVVILKELPVSSTGKVSRRALREMEI, from the coding sequence ATGGATCGTCTGGAGAGGGTTCTTAAGGGGAAGCTGCAGGAGTCTCCCGGGGCTTCCTGTTACTGGTGGATGGGGAACTGGAGGAGCCGGGAGGACCTGGCGGACCTGGTTTTGAAGAGCCGCAAGGTCCTGGAGGAGTCCGGCTTCGGGGAGGGGATGAGGCTTGGCATCTTGATGCCCAACTGCCCCATGGTGCTGGCCCTTTCCATAGCCTGCTGGAGCCTTGGCGGGGCGGTGGCCCCCATGAACGCCCGGTCCGGTCCGGAGGCGCTCCTTAGGTCCATCTCCATACTGGACCTTCACGGGGTGGCCTACGTGGAGGACCGGCCGGAGATAGGCGAGGCCCTCTCCAAGGCGGGGATGCCCTCCACCCCTTGCGGCTTGGAGGGGCCCTTGAGGCCCTTCACCGGCCGGGGGGCCTCGGAGCTTGACGACCCCAAGACCGCCGTGGTGTTCAGCACCTCCGGCACCACCGGCCTTCCCAAGGCGGTCCCCATATCCCACGGGAACATCCTGGACAACGTGACCTCCTCCATCGAGCACGTGGAGTTCCTGCGGCCCGGGGAGGTGATGCTTAACGCCCTGCCCAACTTCCACACCTTGGGCTACAGCGTGTCTGGCATACTACCCCTGGTGGGGGAGATAGCCCAGGCCATACTGCCCTCCTTCGTGCCCGCCGATTCCGCCTTGAGCACCATAAACGCCGCCGCCGTCACCGGCATAGTGGCGGTGCCCACCATGCTTTCCATGCTGATGGGGGCGGTGTTGAGGGGTGGGGAGAGGCCCAAGGGGGTTTCCTTCATAATATCCGGCGGCGACAAGCTCAACGTGGAGATGGACAGGCGCTGTGCCGAGCTCCTTGGGGCCCCCATACTGGAGGGATACGGGCTTACGGAGTGCTCCCCGGTGGTGTCCATAAACCAAAGCTACGAGTCAAGGCGACTTGGCACCGTGGGCACCATGATAAAGGGCTACGAGTACCAGATAAGGGACCTGGAGGGGAACCGGTTGGACGAGGCCTCCGAGGGGGTCCTTTGGCTCAAGGGCCCCTCCATCACCGAGGGTTACTTCCGGGATCCGGTGAACACCGCCGCCCGCTTCAAGGACGGGTGGTTCGACACCGGCGACGTGGTGCGCATTCAGGACGGCTACGTCACCGTGCTGGACAGGGCCACGGACATAATAATAGTTGGGGGTTTCAACGTGTACCCCCAGGAGGTGGAGCTGGTTCTCATGGAGCATCCGGCGGTGTCCCAGGCGGTGGCGGTGGGGGAGAGCCACAGCATGACCGGCCAGGTGGTGAAGGCCTTCGTGGTCCTAAAGGAAGGTCAGGAGGCGTCGCCAAGGCAGATAATCGACTTCGCCAAGGAGAAGCTGG